In Mycolicibacter virginiensis, the DNA window GGGGTCGACCAGCCCGCGGTCGATTTCCCGGCCACGCAGGCTGCCCGCTGCCCCGGTTGCCCACAGCACCTCGAACGCGTCGATCGGATCGGCGAAGCCGGGATCGGCCGCCAGGACGTTCAATCCCGCGTCGGCCAGCGCCTGAACCGCCTCCGCCACCGCGGACTCGACCTGCGGGTCGACGTCGACATATCCCAGAGTCGGCGAGTAGGCGACGTCGAGACCGACCACGTCGCGCCGGACTTCGCCGCGGTAGGTCGTCAAAGTCGCCGGCAATGATGTGGGGTCGCGAAAGTCCGGCAGCGCGATGATGTCCATCAGCACCGCGGCGTCTTCGACGGTCCGGGTTATCGGGCCGGCGTGCGCCAGCGGCCCGAACGGACTGATCGGATACATCGGCACTCGTCCATGAGTGGGTTTGAAGCCGACCACACCACAGAAGCTCGCGGGAATCCGGATACTTCCGCCACCGTCGGTGCCGATAGCCAAGGGCGCCATTCCGGCGGCAACCGCGGCGGCGCTGCCGCCCGAGGAGCCACCCGCGGTGCGACTGGTGTCGGCGGGGTTGCGGGTGATACCGGTGCGCGGGCTGTCGGTGACGCCTTTCCACGCCAGTTCCGGAGTGGTTGTCTTACCGAGCAACACCATGCCGTCGTTGCGGATCTTGTCCACCGCTGGGCTGTCGTCGGGCCATGGCCCCGCCGCGTCGGCGAGCAGCGATCCCCGCAAAGTCGGCCAACCGGCCGTGTGAAAGACGTCTTTGATCGCGATCGGCACCCCGTCGAGCAGGCCCTTGGTGTAGTTGCCGCCCCAGCGGACCTCGGACTTGCGGGCTTCCGACAGCGCAGTCTCTTCGTCGACCAGGCAGAAGGCGTTGACCTCGCCGTCGCGTTCACTGATCGCGGCGAGCGCGGCCGCGGTGGCTTCCACCGGAGAGAGCTCGCCGGAGGTATAGGCGGCAACCAGTTGCAGGGCGGTCAGTTCGGTCGGCTCGGTCATCTCAGCCCCCTCAGCCGGTTCCACTGGATGCGTACCGGATCATCTGCTTATCGACGACGTTGTGCAGTGGCTGCCCAGCGACATACCGCCTGAAGTTTGCGATGAACTGCTGCTGCAACAGGTTCCGCCAACCCCGGATATCACCGCTGTTATGCGGCGTCAGGCTGACGTTGGGCGCACTCCACAGCGGATGATCGGCCGGGAGCGGCTCTGGGTCGACGACATCGAGGGCCGCGCCGGCGATGACGCCGCCCTGCAGCGCCGCCACCAGAGCGCCGGTGTCCACCAGCTCGCCGCGCCCCACGTTGATCAGCCGCGCCGAGGGCCGCATCGCGTCAAGAACGCCGGCATCGACCATGCCCCGGGTCTGCGGTGTCAATGGCGCGGCCAGCACCACATAGTCGGCATCGGTGACTGCGGTGAGCATGTCGGTGGTGATCGAGCCGAAGTCGGGGTCCTCGCGCGCGCGGCGACCCACACCACGTACCGACATGCCCACGGCCCGCAGCAACCGGGAGATGGCCCGGCCCACCGGCCCCGGCCCGACGATCGTGACCGACGCACCGGCGATCGGCTCACTGTCGAAGTGCTCCCACCGGTGGAGACGCTGCGCGTCCCCGGAGCGCCGGAAGTCCTTGGCGAAGGCCAGGATCTGCCCCAGCACATATTCGGCAATGGGTTCCTCGAAGATGCCGCGCGAATTGGTGACCACGACATCGCTGTCGATCAGCCCGTCGAACAGCACGGCGTCCACGCCGATCGCGGCGACTTGTACCCACCGCAACGCCTCGGCGGAAGACCACACCGATTCCAGTGCAGGAGAAGAGAAATCATATAGAAACAGCACGTCGGCGCCGACAATCCCGTCGGCCAGCCGCGACGACGGAACCATGCGCAGCTCCGCGTCTGCGCTAATCGAATCGAGTTGGGCGGGAACCGACTCACCGTGCTGGACGGTCACCACCGGCCGCGCGTCCACATTGACACCGTAAAAACAGATCGTATGATTGTCAACAATCCAGGGCTGGCCTGGGGGTGGAACGTCGGTATGGGGAAACCCATGGATCTGTCCCAGTTTCCGGAGTTACCGGACTTCGACGGGCCGGTCGATCAGCGCGGTGTCGGCATCATCGCGCCGTTCGATCTGGCTATCGAACGCGAACTGTGGCGCTGGATCCCTGCCGAGGTGACGCTGCACCTGGCCCGTACTCACTACGAACCGGTTCCGGTCAGCCGGGCCATGGCCGAGCTGGTGTCTGACACCCACCACCTGCAGGCCGCGACCCGAGACGTGCTGCACGTCGAACCGGAGGTGGTTGCCTATCTGTGCTCGTCGGGCAGCTTCATCCACGGCGTCGAATACGAGAAGACGTTGGTCTCTGCGATCGAAGCCGCCGGCGCCAAGACGGCGGTCACCACGTCGGGAGCACTGGCCGAAGCGATTATCGCGCTGGATATCTCGCGGATCAGCGTGCTGACCCCCTACGACGAGGAGCTGACCGACCTGCTGCGGGTGTTCTTGAATCAGCTCGGGGTGTCCGTGCTGCACTCGGATCACCTGGGGCTGGGCGGGGGGATCTGGAAAGTCAACTACCGCACCGTGGCCGAACGGATCCTGGCTGCGGATCGCCCCGAGTCGCAGGCCATCTTCGTCAGCTGCACCAACCTGCGTACCTACGACATCGTCGCGCCGCTGGAGCAGATGCTGGGCAAACCGATCCTCACGGCCAACCAACTCACGATGTGGGCGTGCCTGGGCCGGATGGAGCTGCCGATGATGGGCCCAGGCCGGTGGCTCCGCGACGTCTTCACCGGAGCCCCGCAATGACCGCCGCGCAACCCACCGTCGGGTTCATCTATCCCGACCACGCCGCCGAGTCCGACTACCCGCGCGCCGCCCGCCTACTGGACATGCACCTGCCCGTGGTGCATATCTACGGCACCGACCTGCATGCCGTACCAGAGCTGATGGATCTCGGCAGCCCTGACAAACTCGCCCGCGGGGCCGCGCTGCTGGCGCCGCAGCGTCCCGCCGCGGTGGTCTGGGCGTGCACATCGGGCAGCTTCGTGTTCGGGCCTACGGGCGCGGCCGAGCAGGTCGAGCAGCTGGCGGCGGAAGCGGGCGCCCCCGCCTCGAGCACCTCGTTCGCGTTCGTGCACGCGCTGGCCGCGCTCGATTGCCACCACGTCGCGGTCGCGGCCAGCTATCCGCGCGATATCGCTGAGCTGTTCGTGAACTTCGTTGCCGCCCACGGCGTCACCGTCGAAACCATGGGCGATGCCGGCATCCCCACCGCCGCACAAGTGGGTCGGCTGACGCCGAGTCAGGTCCGGGAGTTGGCGGTTCGAAATGATTCTCCCCGGGCAGACGCTCTGTTGATTCCCGACACCGCCATGCACACCGTCGATCTGGTCGACGAACTCGAGCAACTGCTCGGCAAGCCGGTACTGACAGCCAATGCGGTGACGGTGTGGGAAGGTTTGCGCATCGCCGGGATAACCCGGCGGACCACCGGGCTGGGCGCATTGTTCGAGGATGGGCGATGACAATCTCACACGATCCCGGGTTCGAACCGCTGAGCCGGGCCTCGACGGCCGAGCTGATCGCCGAACGACTGCGGGAGGCGATCACCCGTGGGCGGCTGTTGCCGGGTCAGCAACTCGGCGAAGCGAGTCTGGCCGCGCAGTTTGCGGTGTCGCGTGGGCCGGTGCGTGAGGCGATGCAGCGGCTGGTGGCCGAGGGGTTGCTGCGCAGCGAACGCAACCGGGGCATCTTCGTCGTCGAGCTCACCGATGACGACGTGCGCGACGTGTATCAGGCCCGCAAGGCCATCGAACGCGCCGCGGTGATCGAAGTGCTCCGCGGTGACCCCCGCGGCGCGGCGGCGCGGTTGCGTGGCCCCGTGG includes these proteins:
- a CDS encoding maleate cis-trans isomerase family protein encodes the protein MTAAQPTVGFIYPDHAAESDYPRAARLLDMHLPVVHIYGTDLHAVPELMDLGSPDKLARGAALLAPQRPAAVVWACTSGSFVFGPTGAAEQVEQLAAEAGAPASSTSFAFVHALAALDCHHVAVAASYPRDIAELFVNFVAAHGVTVETMGDAGIPTAAQVGRLTPSQVRELAVRNDSPRADALLIPDTAMHTVDLVDELEQLLGKPVLTANAVTVWEGLRIAGITRRTTGLGALFEDGR
- a CDS encoding D-2-hydroxyacid dehydrogenase, whose translation is MDARPVVTVQHGESVPAQLDSISADAELRMVPSSRLADGIVGADVLFLYDFSSPALESVWSSAEALRWVQVAAIGVDAVLFDGLIDSDVVVTNSRGIFEEPIAEYVLGQILAFAKDFRRSGDAQRLHRWEHFDSEPIAGASVTIVGPGPVGRAISRLLRAVGMSVRGVGRRAREDPDFGSITTDMLTAVTDADYVVLAAPLTPQTRGMVDAGVLDAMRPSARLINVGRGELVDTGALVAALQGGVIAGAALDVVDPEPLPADHPLWSAPNVSLTPHNSGDIRGWRNLLQQQFIANFRRYVAGQPLHNVVDKQMIRYASSGTG
- a CDS encoding GntR family transcriptional regulator, which gives rise to MTISHDPGFEPLSRASTAELIAERLREAITRGRLLPGQQLGEASLAAQFAVSRGPVREAMQRLVAEGLLRSERNRGIFVVELTDDDVRDVYQARKAIERAAVIEVLRGDPRGAAARLRGPVEALRVAAAHGDGTAAADADQAFHEVLVECAGSPRLHRAMRTLLSETRILLGELEEAYPDLREQVTEHVVLRKAIGAGDEDLTIRLIDEHMDDAVRRLLARRAQLLLAPS
- a CDS encoding maleate cis-trans isomerase family protein; the encoded protein is MDLSQFPELPDFDGPVDQRGVGIIAPFDLAIERELWRWIPAEVTLHLARTHYEPVPVSRAMAELVSDTHHLQAATRDVLHVEPEVVAYLCSSGSFIHGVEYEKTLVSAIEAAGAKTAVTTSGALAEAIIALDISRISVLTPYDEELTDLLRVFLNQLGVSVLHSDHLGLGGGIWKVNYRTVAERILAADRPESQAIFVSCTNLRTYDIVAPLEQMLGKPILTANQLTMWACLGRMELPMMGPGRWLRDVFTGAPQ
- a CDS encoding amidase, giving the protein MTEPTELTALQLVAAYTSGELSPVEATAAALAAISERDGEVNAFCLVDEETALSEARKSEVRWGGNYTKGLLDGVPIAIKDVFHTAGWPTLRGSLLADAAGPWPDDSPAVDKIRNDGMVLLGKTTTPELAWKGVTDSPRTGITRNPADTSRTAGGSSGGSAAAVAAGMAPLAIGTDGGGSIRIPASFCGVVGFKPTHGRVPMYPISPFGPLAHAGPITRTVEDAAVLMDIIALPDFRDPTSLPATLTTYRGEVRRDVVGLDVAYSPTLGYVDVDPQVESAVAEAVQALADAGLNVLAADPGFADPIDAFEVLWATGAAGSLRGREIDRGLVDPGLADMWDRGTAVSGVDYLAARQVSVDLGVAMGRFHERHNLLITPTVPIAAFTAGHDVPVESDMRWWAQWTPFTYPFNMTQQPALSIPIGTTSDGLPIGMQIIGPRHSDDLVLAAGLFAERVFA